The sequence CTCCCCCGTGTGGCCGGCCGCGAGGTCGATCTCCTTCTCGCCGTACTTGTTGGCGCGCTGGTGCGGGATCGCGCGCAGCTGTGCGAGGTGCTCGCGCAGGGAGTCGGCGCGCTCCGCGATCTGGTCGAAGTGCCTGCGGGACAGTGCGAGGACCGTGCACGCGGTGGTGGCGCGGGCCGTGTACTCCCAGATGGCGTCCGGGTCGAGGATCGCCTGGTCGCCGAAGTAGGCGCCGTCCGCGAGCGTTCCGAGTTCCGCGTCGTCCCCGTACGGTCCGGTGCCGATCTTCTCCACCCTGCCGTGGGCCAGCAGGAACACCTCGTCGGCCGGACTGCCGAACGAGGCGAGTACACCACCCGCCTCGAACTCGCGCTGTTCGCAGCGCGAGGCCAGCTCGGCGAGCACCTCCTGGTCCTCGTAGGTGCGCAGCGCCGGCAGTTCGCCCAGCTCCGCCGGGATGACCTGGACGCGGTCACCGGTCTTCACGAACGTGACCCGGCCGTCTCCCACGGAGTAGCTGAGCCTGCGGTTCACCCGATATGTGCCGCCCTGCACGTTCACCCACGGCAGCATGCGCAGCAGCCATCGAGAGCTGATCTCCTGCATCTGCGGTGCGGACTTGGTGGTGGTGGCCAGGTTCCGCGCCGCGGATGTGCCGAGACTCTTCTGCGGCTGATCCTGGTCCGCGCGGATCTCTTCGCCTACCGACATGAAAGTGTCCTCCCGATCGTGCAATGAGCTGCGGCGCCCACACTTCCATCACCGAGCGTGCCGGTGCTATTACACGAAAGAGGGGGAATGGATCTTCGCGAAGCGGGGCATACTGCGGTCGCCCGTGCGGGCCGGGCGAACCGGTCCGAGACGCTCGTGGGCCCTTCCGGCCGGGAACTCCAAGATCGGGCGGCCCGTTGAGCAGGCAGAACGCACGACGACGGAGGAGACGGCCATGGCAGGCTTCCTGGACCGCGCCAAGGAACAAGCACAGCGCGGCCTCACACAGGGCAAGCAGAAGATCGACGAGGTCCAGGCGCAGCGGGCCGGCGGCGATCTGCTGAAGACCCTCGGCGCGGCCTACCTCGCGGAGCGGCGCGGCAGCGGCTCCCCGCAGGCCACGCAGCAGGCTCTGCAGGCCGTGGAGAGCCACATCGCGACGCACGGGGACGGCTTCCTGCGCGCCTGAGGTCCAACAGGTGGTCCCTGCAGAGGAGTTCCGGGTACAAGCAGCGGTACGAGGCGGCCGCGGCAGGTGGCCGTCGCGCCCTGTGAGGAGGCGGCCGTGGCCCCACCCATGTCCGCGGGCAGTTTTCTGAGCCGGCTCAAGGCGGAAGGAATCACCGTCGTCGAGGTCGGCGACTGGGAGCATCACAACCGCAATCACAAGGGCCCGTGGGGCCCGGTCCACGGCGTGATGATCCACCACACGGTGACGTCGGGCAGCCGGCGTACGGTCGAGCTCTGCCGCGACGGCTACAGCGGGTTGCCGGGCCCGTTGTGCCACGGCGTCATCACCAAGGACGGCCGCGTCCATCTCGTCGGCTACGGCCGGGCCAATCACGCGGGCCTCGGCGACGACGACGTCCTGCGCGCGGTCGTCGCCGAGACGGCCCTGCCGCCGGACAACGAGGCGAACACCGACGGCAACCGCCATTTCTACGGCTTCGAGTGCGAGAACCTCGGCGACGGCGAGGACCCCTGGCCCGACGCCCAGCTGGACGCCGTCGAGCGGGCAGCGGCGGCGATCTGCCGTCACCACGGCTGGACGGAGCGCTCGGTGATAGGCCACCTCGAATGGCAGCCGGGCAAGATCGACCCGCGCGGTTTCACGATGGCCGCCATGCGGGCCCGCATACGCGACCGGCTGTAGGGGCCCGGGACCCGGAGCGGCGCCGGGCCCAGGACGGTGTCGGCCCGGCCCCGCGTGTCGCTCGGACGCGTGTCCGACAATGGGGGTGTGACCGGCCCCGACACCCCTGAAGCTGCCGAGCCCGACCTCGACCTCGGCGTCCTGCGGCCGCGGCTGCCGTCGCCGCTGCGGGAGGTCGAGGACGAGCGCTTCGCGCGGCACGGTGTGCGGCTGCTGCTCAAGCGGGACGATCTGATCCACCCGGAGCTGATCGGCAACAAGTGGCGCAAGCTGGCCCCGAACCTCCGGGCGGCGGCCGGCCGCACGGTGCTGACCTTCGGCGGCGCGTACTCGAACCATCTGCGGGCCACCGCCGCGGCCGGCCGTCTCCTGGGCCTGTCCACCGTCGGCGTGGTGCGCGGTCAGGAGCTCGCCGACCGCCCCCTCAACGCGTCCCTCGCCCGGTGCGCGGCCGACGGCATGCGACTCCATTTCGTCGACAGATCGACGTATCGCCGCAAGAGCGAGCCGGAGACCCTGGCCGCCCTCCTCCGGGCGACCGCCTGCGAGGAGGCGTACGTGGTCCCGGAGGGCGGCAGCAACGCCCTCGCCGTGCGCGGCTGCACGGCCCTGGGCGAGGAGCTGGGCGGACACGCCGACGTCGTCGCGCTGGCCTGCGGCACCGGCGGCACCCTGGCGGGCCTGGCCGGGGGCCTGCCGCCCGGCCGGCGCGCGCTGGGCGTACCGGTCCTCAGGGGCGGCTTCCTCGGCGCCGGGATACGCGCTCTCCAGGAGGAGGCGTTCGGCGGCCCGCGCGGCAACTGGTCCCTCGACGACCGCTTCCACTTCGGCGGTTACGCCCGTACGACTCCCGAACTCGACGCGTTCGCGGACGACTTCGAACAGCGCCACGACCTGCCCGTCGAACGTCTCTATGTCGCCAAGTCGCTGTACGGACTCGTGGTGCTCGCGGCGGAGGGCGCGTTCCCGCGCGGGACGACGGTCGCGGCCGTGATCACGGGCAGGCCGGACGCCTCCTAGGTCGCCTCACGGAACGCCGCCGCCTCCTCCAGGTCCAGTCGGCGCAGCAGGGTCCGCAGCATCTCGTCGTCGATGAAGCGGCCGTCCCGCAGCTTCACGAACATCTCGCGCTCGGCGCTGATCATCTCCCGGGACAGCCGCCGGTAGGTGTCGTCCACGGTCTCGCCGGTGACGGTGTTGACCTGGCCGAGGCGTTCCCAGACCGCGTTGCGGCGGCGTTCCAGGACGGTGCGCAGCCGGTCGGCCAGGGGCGGCGGAAGGGAGTTGCGCTCGTCGGCGAGGAGTTCCTCCAGGCGCGCCTCGGCGGCCCGCGAGGCCTGCGCCTGCGCGTTCGCCTCCGCGAGGGTCTCGGCCTGCTCGTCCCGCCCCGGGAGCTTCAGCATGCGGATGATCGGCGGCAGCGACAGTCCCTGCACGACGAGCGTCCCGATCACCGTCGTGAAGGTCAGGAAGAGGATCATGTTGCGGCCGGGGAAGTCCTCGCCGCCGTCCGCGGTGAGCGGGATCGAGAAGGCGATGGCGAGCGAGACCACGCCTCTCATCCCGGCCCAGCTGATGATGAACGACCCCTTCCAGGTGGGGTTCTCCTCCCGTTCCCGGATCCGCGCGGACAGCAGGCGCGGCAGGAAGGTCGCGGGGTACACCCAGGCGAAGCGGGTCACGACGACGATCACGAAGAGGGCCACCGCGTTCCAGGCCGCGCTCGTCCCCTCGTACTCGCCGAGGCCCTTCAGGATCACCGGGAGCTGCAGGCCGATGAGGGCGAAGACCGCCGACTCCAGGATGAACGCGACCATCTTCCAGACCGCCTCCTCCTGGAGCCGGGTCGCGAAGTCGACCTCCCAGTTGCGGTGGCCCAGGTAGAGCGCGACGACGACCACGGCGAGCACTCCGGAGGCATGCACCTGCTCGGCGACGGCGTACGCGAAGAAGGGGGTCAGCAGCGACAGGGAGTTCTGCAGCAGCGCCTCCGTCAGATGGGTGCGCATCCAGTGGATCGGCACCATCAGGACGAGTCCGACGCCGATGCCGCCGAGGGCCGCGAGCAGGAACTCGCCGATGCCGCCCGCCCAGGTCGCGCCCTCGCCGACGGCGGCGGCCAGCGCCACCTTGTAGGCGGTGATCGCGGTCGCGTCGTTCACCAGCGACTCGCCCTGCAGGATCGTGGTGACCCGCGACGGCAGCCCGACCCGGCGCGCCACCGCGGTGGCCGCGACCGCGTCCGGCGGCGCCACGACCGCGCCGAGCACCAGCGCCGCGGTGAGCGACAGGTCCGGCACGATCACGTACGCGGCCCAGCCGACGGCGAAGGTCGCGAACAGTACGTACCCGACCGACAGCAGCGCCACCGGGCGGACCTGCGCCCGCAGATCGAGGTACGAGCTGTCCGTGGCGGCCGTGTAGAGCAGCGGAGGCAGCAGCAGCGGCAGGACGATGTGCGGGTCCAGGGTGTACTCGGGGACCCCGGGCACGTACGAGACGATCAGGCCCGCCGCGACGAGGAGCAGGGGCGCGGGCACCGGAGTACGGCGCGCGGCACCCGCCACGGCGGCGCTGCCCGCGATCAGCAGGAGCAGGGGCATCACATGCATCGGTATCGGCCCGCTTTCGTTTCCGCGCGGATTCCCGCACACCCGACGTAATCTGGCAATCATGAAACAGTGCACGCACGCCGACGCGCTGCCGCATACGGAACCCGCGCCGCTGAGCGACACCTGCCTCGAATGCCTGGCGGCGGGCTCGCACCCGGTACAGCTACGACTGTGCCTGGACTGCGGTCATGTGGGCTGCTGCGACTCTTCGCCGATGCGGCACGCCACCGAGCATTTCAAGGAGACGGGGCATCCGATCATGCGGACCTTCGAGCCCGGTGAGAGCTGGCGCTGGTGCTTCGTCGACCACGTGCTGGTGTGACGTGGGTTCCGGACGGTTCGACCCTCTGACGTCTGGGTACGTCAATCCGGCGCGCCCTCTTCCCAATTGGGCCCGCAGACCCCTAGCCACTGTGCGTATCCATAGGTTTACTATGAGTGACAGCAAGGGGTTGGGGTCCCGGGGACAGGAAACCTGAGAGCGCGATAGCGTCACCGCTGAACCACGTAGCGCGTTACCCCGGGGGGCGACCCTCGGCCCCCGAAAGAGCTTGTACCACCTTGGAGGTGAGGGTGTCCCAGATCGCAGGCGAGCCCGCGACCCAGGACTTCGTGGAAGTCCGGCTGCCGGCTGCGGGTGCCTACCTGTCGGTGCTGCGTACGGCCACGGCCGGCCTCGCGGCGCGCTTGGACTTCACCCTCGACGAGATCGAGGATTTGCGTATCGCCGTGGACGAGGCGTGCGCGATCCTGTTGCAACAGGCGGTGCCGGGCTCCGTGCTCAGCTGTGTCTTCCGCCTGATCGACGACTCGCTTGAGGTGACAGTCTCGGCCCCGACCACCGACGGCCACGCCCCCGCGCGGGACACCTTTGCCTGGACCGTGCTGTCGGCCCTTGCAGGCAAGGTCTCCTCCTCGGTGGCCGATGACAAAACCGTTTCGATCAGCCTCTACAAACAGCGCGGCGCGGGACCCGGGCCGGCGTGAGGAACGGGGACGGGCCGGTGCGGGACGAAGAGCGCGGCACACGGGAGCTTGCCGCCGAGGGCGAAGGCGGCCCGGGCGGGCCCCGGCGTCTGGCGGAAGGCGTCGACGGCATCCCCGAGCAGCAGGCCCGGCCGCACCCGGAGGACGGCAGTTCCCCGGCGGCCGGGGCGGCTCGGGGAGGGCCGATCGACAAGGACGAGCGCGAGGCGCTTTCCGGCAGTGACGGGCGACAGGATCCAGACGTCGCCGCGCAGTGGGGGTCCCCCCGGACGGAGTCTGGGGGGACGTCCTCGGAAGGGCGGCGGCGGGTGACGGGCGGGATCATGAGCGAGCAGCACGAGCACGAGCGAAATGCCGACAACGGCACGTCGGGATCGCAGCACGATCCCCACAACCGTGCCGGCGCGCGGGCCAAGTTCATCGAGCTGCGCAAGCTGGACAGCACCGGCGCGGAGTACGCGGAGTTGCGCAATCAGCTGGTCCGTATGCATCTGCCGCTCGTGGAGCATCTCGCGCGGCGTTTCCGCAACCGCGGTGAGCCGCTGGACGACCTCACCCAGGTCGCGACCATCGGCCTGATCAAGTCGGTCGACCGCTTCGACCCGGAGCGCGGTGTCGAGTTCTCGACGTACGCGACCCCTACGGTCGTCGGTGAGATCAAGCGGCACTTCCGGGACAAGGGCTGGGCCGTGCGCGTACCGCGTCGGCTGCAGGAGCTGCGGCTCGCGCTGACCACGGCGA is a genomic window of Streptomyces sp. NBC_00414 containing:
- a CDS encoding Na+/H+ antiporter, which translates into the protein MHVMPLLLLIAGSAAVAGAARRTPVPAPLLLVAAGLIVSYVPGVPEYTLDPHIVLPLLLPPLLYTAATDSSYLDLRAQVRPVALLSVGYVLFATFAVGWAAYVIVPDLSLTAALVLGAVVAPPDAVAATAVARRVGLPSRVTTILQGESLVNDATAITAYKVALAAAVGEGATWAGGIGEFLLAALGGIGVGLVLMVPIHWMRTHLTEALLQNSLSLLTPFFAYAVAEQVHASGVLAVVVVALYLGHRNWEVDFATRLQEEAVWKMVAFILESAVFALIGLQLPVILKGLGEYEGTSAAWNAVALFVIVVVTRFAWVYPATFLPRLLSARIREREENPTWKGSFIISWAGMRGVVSLAIAFSIPLTADGGEDFPGRNMILFLTFTTVIGTLVVQGLSLPPIIRMLKLPGRDEQAETLAEANAQAQASRAAEARLEELLADERNSLPPPLADRLRTVLERRRNAVWERLGQVNTVTGETVDDTYRRLSREMISAEREMFVKLRDGRFIDDEMLRTLLRRLDLEEAAAFREAT
- a CDS encoding RNA polymerase sigma factor SigF, coding for MRNGDGPVRDEERGTRELAAEGEGGPGGPRRLAEGVDGIPEQQARPHPEDGSSPAAGAARGGPIDKDEREALSGSDGRQDPDVAAQWGSPRTESGGTSSEGRRRVTGGIMSEQHEHERNADNGTSGSQHDPHNRAGARAKFIELRKLDSTGAEYAELRNQLVRMHLPLVEHLARRFRNRGEPLDDLTQVATIGLIKSVDRFDPERGVEFSTYATPTVVGEIKRHFRDKGWAVRVPRRLQELRLALTTATAELSQQHGRSPTVHELAEKLGISEEEVLEGLESANAYSTLSLDVPDTDDESPAVADTLGSEDEALEGVEYRESLKPLLEDLPPREKRILLLRFFANMTQSQIAQEVGISQMHVSRLLARTLAQLREKLLVEE
- a CDS encoding family 2B encapsulin nanocompartment shell protein → MSVGEEIRADQDQPQKSLGTSAARNLATTTKSAPQMQEISSRWLLRMLPWVNVQGGTYRVNRRLSYSVGDGRVTFVKTGDRVQVIPAELGELPALRTYEDQEVLAELASRCEQREFEAGGVLASFGSPADEVFLLAHGRVEKIGTGPYGDDAELGTLADGAYFGDQAILDPDAIWEYTARATTACTVLALSRRHFDQIAERADSLREHLAQLRAIPHQRANKYGEKEIDLAAGHTGEPAIPGTFVDYDAAPREYELSVAQTVLRIHTRVADLYNQPMNQTEQQLRLTVEALKERQEHELINNREFGLLNNCEYDQRIQPHDGVPSPDDLDELLTRRRGTKLLLAHPRAIAAFGRELNKRGLVPETLDVAGNRIPTWRGVPIYPCNKIPVTEARTTSIIAMRTGEAEQGVVGLQQAGIPDEIEPSLSVRFMGISEQAIMSYLVTTYYSAAVLVPDALGVLENVEIGRWR
- a CDS encoding N-acetylmuramoyl-L-alanine amidase translates to MSAGSFLSRLKAEGITVVEVGDWEHHNRNHKGPWGPVHGVMIHHTVTSGSRRTVELCRDGYSGLPGPLCHGVITKDGRVHLVGYGRANHAGLGDDDVLRAVVAETALPPDNEANTDGNRHFYGFECENLGDGEDPWPDAQLDAVERAAAAICRHHGWTERSVIGHLEWQPGKIDPRGFTMAAMRARIRDRL
- a CDS encoding 1-aminocyclopropane-1-carboxylate deaminase/D-cysteine desulfhydrase encodes the protein MTGPDTPEAAEPDLDLGVLRPRLPSPLREVEDERFARHGVRLLLKRDDLIHPELIGNKWRKLAPNLRAAAGRTVLTFGGAYSNHLRATAAAGRLLGLSTVGVVRGQELADRPLNASLARCAADGMRLHFVDRSTYRRKSEPETLAALLRATACEEAYVVPEGGSNALAVRGCTALGEELGGHADVVALACGTGGTLAGLAGGLPPGRRALGVPVLRGGFLGAGIRALQEEAFGGPRGNWSLDDRFHFGGYARTTPELDAFADDFEQRHDLPVERLYVAKSLYGLVVLAAEGAFPRGTTVAAVITGRPDAS
- a CDS encoding anti-sigma regulatory factor is translated as MSQIAGEPATQDFVEVRLPAAGAYLSVLRTATAGLAARLDFTLDEIEDLRIAVDEACAILLQQAVPGSVLSCVFRLIDDSLEVTVSAPTTDGHAPARDTFAWTVLSALAGKVSSSVADDKTVSISLYKQRGAGPGPA
- a CDS encoding UBP-type zinc finger domain-containing protein, with protein sequence MKQCTHADALPHTEPAPLSDTCLECLAAGSHPVQLRLCLDCGHVGCCDSSPMRHATEHFKETGHPIMRTFEPGESWRWCFVDHVLV